tcaccaactttcctccTTCCTCTCCGCTTTTTTCCTCCGATTTCCAATTTTCCACATGATCGCCGTAAATTGACGAATTCTAGCTCCATCGATGCGCCGCTGGACGGATAGATCCGTTGATAGTAATAATCCGACTGTTCTGAGCCGGATAATGCTCCGATTCCGGCCGATCGCGCCGAAGCCGGCCGGCGAGGACGCCGGATCCGCCGCGCCGGATCCGGCGAAGCGAGATCTCGCCGGCAGGAGGGTGAAACGGAAGTACGTCAGGATTCGTAAGCGGAGGTGTAATAAGAGCAAGGTTCCGGAGGGAGGAAatccgccgtcgccgccggaGAGATCCGCCGTCGACGACGCTCCGCCGCCGCAGAAGCGAGCGGTCACTCTCCAGCTCCTCGGAGATGGATCTGGAGGCGGTGAGAGCGAGATGAGGTGGAGAGATCTGGATGGAGGAGGGCGGAGGAAAGCGGATCTGAGCGGTTACGGAGGCGGATCTGTGATAGCGACGTGGATCGTGGTGGAAGGCGTGACGGTGACGGAGAAGTTGACGGAGTTAGGGTTAGGATTTTCGGATGAGGAGAGGATTCACAATCTGGAGAGGGACACGTGTCCTGGATTCATATCGGATCACACGAACAACGTGATCTGGATGAACGCCGCGTATAAGAGAATGGTGGCCGCGGACGACGAAGCCGGCGCCGCGGAGGCGGAGAAGAAGGGGGTTTTGGTGTGGCTGGTGGTGAAGGAGGATTTGCCCCATTTTTGCCCCTCGTTTGCATGCAGAGTTAGGGTCACTCAACAGAACGGCCAGGGGCAAAAGTGGAATAAAATTGTGCCGTGCGATGTTTGGAGAATGGAATTTGCCGGATTTGCATGGAAATTGGACGTCAATACCGCCCTCAGTTTAGGCTTCTGAGGATTTTTCCAGGTGATTTAACAATTAATTTCTCTAATTCATAACATAAatctatttttctaatttagtCTTTAATTATCTGCCACTTATCCTGATTGACTTCATTTGCTCATACATGATACTTAtccagaaaaagaaaaaaaattcatatcatttGCTTTTCAATAACACTTCACATCAACCCTTTCTATTATTCCTTTTATGTGTATATGATtaaatgtgacaaaatattCTAATAAACAGTTGATTCCAAAAGCACACACATTCAAGTAAATCTTTGCATAAGTCCAGAAGGGGCATATTTCACATAACAAACCTAAATTTCATATAAAGTCAAAACCCCaccttttttatattaaaaaaaaaaatacatatatcaGGATTAACCTAAACTTTAGCTTagttaaaaatgatattcatATCATTGGATGCTTTTGCACTTAGTTGGTATTGTTATAGTCCTAACTTTTCTAtctccataaaaaatattcatatactatttcatttatatacagtaatctataatatattaaCTTCAACATATTCAACTAATCAATTTTCCACCACATATAGTccaatatttttacaaataattagtATGATTTATAGTTTAACCCTATGACTAGCATGGGTCTCTTTCTTCACTCCATCACTGTATATTTACCTATGTGTCTTATCTCTTCCTTCTCTCATAATGCCATCACGATATATTAGTTACGTGTCTTAAAACTCGTGGACtatctctttcttctctcttaatACCTTCACGATATATTAGCTACGTGTCTTATAACTCGTACAAATAATCCTTTCGTCACTAATAATAGCACCACAATATATTTACCTATGtgtcttaaaactcgtacgaCTATCCCTTTCTTCACTAATAACAATAGCACCATGGTATATTTACCTATGTGTCTTCACACTCGTACTACTACCCCTTTCTTCTCTCATAATAGCATCACGATATCTTTACCTATGTGTCTTATAACTCGTACGACTATCCCCTtctttactaataataacatCACGATATATTTACATAGATGTCATAAAACTCGTACAACTATCCCCTTCTTCACTAATAATAGCACCATGATACATTTACATATGtgtcttaaaactcgtacgaCTATCCCTTTCTTTTCACTCATAGTAGCACCAAGATATATTTACCTACGCATCATAAAACTCGTATGACTATATCCCTTTCTTTTCACTCATAAATAGCACCAAGATATATTTACCTACGCGTCATAAAACTCGTACGACTATCCCTTTCTTCACTAATAATATCACCATGATATATTTACCAATGTGACTTAAAACTCGTGAGACTATCTTTTGTGGACATGAGGTCTTTTCTTGAGTTCCAAAAAATGGTGTAAGAATATTTCTTAGgaataatccaaaatttaaagTGCAATTATTTGGAAGTAAGAATTACATTCATGATCTTCATTACACAAGATGTTTAAGAGTACAATAATTCTTCTTCCGAGATAGTTTTATCGTTTGTCCTGTGCCCATGCATGCTTTGCATGAAACATGAACAATagtgatataaatatatacagtATCATAATTG
The genomic region above belongs to Salvia hispanica cultivar TCC Black 2014 chromosome 3, UniMelb_Shisp_WGS_1.0, whole genome shotgun sequence and contains:
- the LOC125211960 gene encoding uncharacterized protein LOC125211960, which gives rise to MRRWTDRSVDSNNPTVLSRIMLRFRPIAPKPAGEDAGSAAPDPAKRDLAGRRVKRKYVRIRKRRCNKSKVPEGGNPPSPPERSAVDDAPPPQKRAVTLQLLGDGSGGGESEMRWRDLDGGGRRKADLSGYGGGSVIATWIVVEGVTVTEKLTELGLGFSDEERIHNLERDTCPGFISDHTNNVIWMNAAYKRMVAADDEAGAAEAEKKGVLVWLVVKEDLPHFCPSFACRVRVTQQNGQGQKWNKIVPCDVWRMEFAGFAWKLDVNTALSLGF